TTGGCGTTGGGAATGCCGTCAGCAGTCGCACGGAACTGTTCCGGCGAAAACGCGCGGTCATTTTCTCCAGCAATCACCAGCGTGGGGGCAGTGATCTCGGACAAGCTAGGATAAACGTTGAAGCCGCATTCGGCATGGATCGTGGCCAGCATGTCGCTGGGGTCGAGGTCTCGTTCCATCCATTCCTCGAGCCAGAGCATTAGCGTCGCCGGCCATCGCAGCATCGGTCCTGCTAATACAGAGGCCAGGAGGCGAGCTCCACTTTTGCCCTGCGAAATAAGTCTGCCGTATTCTTCTAGCCGGCAACGTCCGCTTTCGCCCAATGAACCGGCGGCACCGGCAACGATCAGACGATGAAGGGTTTTTGAACGATCCACTGCGAGTTGTAAAGCAATGGCCCCTCCGGTCGAAACCCCCATCAAGTCGATCGGCGCGGCGAACAATTCGTCTAATGCTTTGGCGTGCGCTGCTGCCAACTCTGACATAGTCAACGCGGGGTGCAGTTTGCGCGGACGATACAAGACGTGCACAGATCTGCCCGTTACACGGGCTAGACCCCGGTATCCGGCCGCCTGACGGGCCGCGATTCGAGGAGTCA
This Pirellulales bacterium DNA region includes the following protein-coding sequences:
- a CDS encoding alpha/beta hydrolase; amino-acid sequence: MAAMRAERNAQNSSEPNLVKGTFSFQELPGLMSLLVVGEGVPLVVFPGLSRDSRPLTPRIAARQAAGYRGLARVTGRSVHVLYRPRKLHPALTMSELAAAHAKALDELFAAPIDLMGVSTGGAIALQLAVDRSKTLHRLIVAGAAGSLGESGRCRLEEYGRLISQGKSGARLLASVLAGPMLRWPATLMLWLEEWMERDLDPSDMLATIHAECGFNVYPSLSEITAPTLVIAGENDRAFSPEQFRATADGIPNAKLVLYRNRGHVTAMFDPRFGRDATAFLND